In Ochrobactrum vermis, the following proteins share a genomic window:
- a CDS encoding alpha-D-ribose 1-methylphosphonate 5-triphosphate diphosphatase: MANETVLKNAQIVLADEIVSGSILIRDGKIAAIDQGNTNGGDDMDGDYVIPGLIELHTDQLESHYAPRPKVRWNVDAAVQAHDAQVAASGITTVFDAMRVGSDYDRDFVGKDMRMLADAIESGVRENRLRADHFLHLRCEVSSADCLETFELFAGDDRVKLASLMDHAPGQRQFVDLNTYRTYYMRKMKLTDEEFRVHCEKRMADSDAYSAKHRRAIAELAAARSIVLASHDDATSAHVDESLDHGVRIAEFPTTIEAANASKDAGLSILMGAPNIVRGGSHSGNIAARDLVDNGSLDILSSDYIPFSLIQSTFGLASGERPIALPQAVRLVTKNPADAMAMDDRGEIAIGKRADLVRVRPKGAIPVVRTVWREGERVL; the protein is encoded by the coding sequence ATGGCTAATGAAACCGTTCTGAAAAATGCGCAGATCGTGCTTGCTGATGAGATCGTTTCCGGTTCTATCCTGATCCGTGATGGCAAAATTGCCGCCATCGATCAGGGTAATACCAATGGCGGCGATGACATGGACGGCGATTATGTCATTCCGGGCCTCATCGAGCTGCATACCGACCAGCTGGAAAGCCATTACGCGCCGCGTCCAAAGGTGCGCTGGAATGTCGATGCAGCGGTTCAGGCGCATGATGCGCAGGTTGCAGCATCGGGCATCACGACAGTTTTCGATGCGATGCGCGTTGGATCCGATTATGACCGTGACTTCGTGGGCAAGGATATGCGGATGCTTGCGGACGCCATCGAAAGCGGTGTTCGCGAAAATCGCCTGCGTGCAGACCACTTTCTGCACCTGCGCTGCGAAGTTTCCTCAGCAGATTGCCTTGAAACATTCGAGCTTTTCGCAGGCGATGACCGCGTTAAACTCGCTTCGCTGATGGATCATGCACCGGGACAGCGTCAATTCGTTGATCTTAATACGTATCGCACTTATTACATGCGCAAGATGAAGCTCACGGATGAGGAGTTCCGGGTGCATTGTGAGAAGCGTATGGCGGATTCGGACGCCTATTCGGCCAAACATCGTCGCGCCATTGCCGAACTGGCAGCAGCGCGCAGCATCGTGCTGGCCAGCCATGATGATGCGACCAGCGCGCATGTCGATGAATCACTCGACCATGGTGTGCGGATCGCCGAGTTTCCGACCACGATTGAAGCCGCTAATGCCTCTAAAGATGCGGGCCTTTCCATTCTGATGGGCGCGCCCAATATCGTTCGCGGTGGCTCGCATTCCGGCAACATCGCTGCACGCGATCTTGTCGACAATGGCAGCCTCGACATCCTGTCCTCGGATTACATTCCGTTCAGCCTCATTCAGTCGACTTTCGGGCTTGCTTCGGGCGAGCGTCCGATTGCGCTACCACAGGCTGTCCGCCTCGTAACCAAGAACCCGGCTGATGCCATGGCTATGGATGATCGCGGCGAAATCGCTATCGGAAAGCGTGCCGATCTGGTTCGCGTGCGTCCGAAAGGTGCAATTCCGGTTGTGCGCACTGTCTGGCGCGAAGGCGAACGGGTGCTTTGA
- the phnK gene encoding phosphonate C-P lyase system protein PhnK yields MSVEPLLKVSNLSKFYGSRRGCADIDFSLWPGEVLAIVGESGSGKTTLLNCLATRLEPTSGSVEYRMRDGEFRDLYKIGEAERRFLMRTDWGFVHQNPSDGLRMTVSAGANVGERLMAVGERHYGNIRNTATEWLGRVEIAADRIDDQPRAFSGGMRQRLQIARNLVTAPRLVFMDEPTGGLDVSVQARLLDLLRGLVNDLGLSVVIVTHDLAVARLLSHRIMVMKDGHIVEQGLTDRVLDDPQAPYTQLLVSSILQV; encoded by the coding sequence ATGAGCGTCGAACCTTTGCTGAAAGTCAGCAATCTCTCGAAGTTTTATGGCAGTCGTCGCGGTTGCGCGGATATCGATTTCTCGCTGTGGCCGGGCGAAGTGCTGGCCATCGTCGGCGAATCCGGTTCGGGCAAGACGACCTTGCTGAACTGTCTGGCGACACGTCTGGAACCGACATCGGGCAGCGTGGAATATCGGATGCGTGATGGCGAGTTCCGTGATCTTTACAAGATCGGTGAGGCCGAGCGTCGCTTCCTGATGCGTACCGACTGGGGCTTTGTGCATCAGAACCCTTCCGATGGTTTGCGCATGACCGTTTCGGCAGGTGCCAATGTCGGTGAACGGCTGATGGCTGTTGGCGAGCGCCATTATGGCAATATTCGCAACACAGCAACGGAATGGCTCGGACGTGTCGAAATCGCTGCTGACCGCATCGACGACCAGCCCCGCGCTTTCTCCGGCGGTATGCGTCAGCGTCTGCAGATTGCGCGCAATCTCGTCACAGCTCCGCGTCTTGTTTTCATGGATGAACCGACCGGCGGTCTCGACGTGTCCGTGCAGGCACGTCTTCTCGACCTGCTGCGCGGTTTGGTGAACGATCTCGGCCTTTCGGTTGTCATCGTGACCCACGATCTCGCAGTGGCGCGTCTTCTGTCCCATCGCATCATGGTCATGAAAGACGGCCATATTGTCGAACAGGGTCTGACCGACCGCGTTCTGGATGACCCGCAAGCGCCTTACACGCAGCTGCTCGTGTCGTCTATTTTGCAGGTTTAG
- the phnF gene encoding phosphonate metabolism transcriptional regulator PhnF, with translation MMTKNRRIERNSGVAIWRQIADEIRGDIMAGKLQSGARMPAEMDLAERFGVNRHTVRSAIAALTQEGVLRAEQGRGTFVANAKRLTYRIGRRTRISQSLASQVSDMKGSLLASDIAPASPDIAEALEIEPGSPVTRLETLHSADGRPVSRATLWISAEKFPEIATDYAESGSITAAFKKAGIVDYFRKSTVISARHADSDDLKHLKLSPGAIVLTAKAINVNTDGAPIQYSLTRFSADNMEFSIETYPGDPQMNGVI, from the coding sequence TTGATGACGAAGAACAGGCGAATTGAGAGAAACAGCGGTGTAGCCATCTGGCGGCAGATTGCCGACGAGATACGCGGCGACATCATGGCCGGGAAGCTTCAGTCCGGGGCGCGGATGCCAGCCGAGATGGACCTGGCAGAACGATTTGGCGTCAATCGTCACACAGTGCGCAGCGCCATTGCAGCTCTGACACAGGAAGGTGTGCTACGGGCAGAACAAGGGCGCGGCACCTTTGTCGCCAATGCAAAACGCCTCACCTACCGGATCGGGCGCCGCACCCGTATTTCGCAATCGCTGGCTTCGCAGGTAAGCGATATGAAGGGAAGTCTACTCGCGTCCGACATAGCGCCAGCCTCACCGGATATAGCCGAGGCGCTCGAGATCGAGCCCGGTTCACCCGTGACACGGCTGGAAACCTTGCACAGTGCCGATGGGCGCCCGGTATCGCGTGCAACACTCTGGATCAGTGCCGAAAAATTTCCTGAAATAGCGACGGACTATGCGGAAAGCGGTTCAATCACTGCCGCTTTCAAAAAAGCAGGCATTGTGGATTACTTTCGTAAATCCACGGTCATATCCGCCCGCCATGCGGATTCTGACGATCTGAAACATTTGAAACTTTCGCCCGGCGCCATCGTGCTGACGGCCAAGGCGATCAATGTGAATACCGACGGAGCGCCAATCCAGTATTCGCTGACACGGTTTTCAGCCGACAATATGGAATTCTCAATCGAGACCTACCCCGGCGACCCTCAGATGAACGGCGTGATTTGA
- a CDS encoding carbon-phosphorus lyase complex subunit PhnI: MYVAVKGGETAIRNAHRLLDDRRRGDRSVPALRLDQIAEQLGLAVDRVMAEGSLYDRELAALAVRQSRGDLIEAIFLVRAYRTTLPRFGYSLPLETANMLIERRISATYKDLPGGQLLGPTFDYTHRLLDPELAGDVSVPEPEVRATEPEETPRVTDILGVNGMIEEDGAMPEGHEPGDLTREPWTFPMPRDLRLQALARGDEGFLLALGYSTQRGYGNTHPFVGEIRIGEVEVEFDVPELGFAVSLGRVQLTECQMVSQFNGSAKQAPQFTRGYGLVFGQSERKAMSMSLCDRALRVREFDADVTAPAQDEEFVISHSDNVQSTGFVEHLKLPHYVDFQAELELIRRMRAEYEQANNETEALAKEAAE; this comes from the coding sequence ATGTATGTTGCTGTAAAGGGCGGTGAAACCGCCATCCGCAATGCCCACCGTCTGCTTGATGATCGCCGTCGCGGCGACCGCTCGGTTCCAGCGTTGCGTCTTGACCAGATTGCCGAACAGCTTGGTCTCGCCGTTGATCGCGTCATGGCCGAAGGTTCGCTTTATGACCGCGAACTCGCAGCCCTTGCCGTGCGCCAGTCGCGTGGCGATCTGATTGAGGCAATCTTTCTGGTTCGCGCCTACCGCACAACCTTGCCGCGTTTTGGCTATTCGCTGCCACTTGAGACCGCGAATATGCTGATCGAACGTCGCATTTCAGCCACCTATAAAGATCTGCCCGGCGGGCAGCTGCTGGGGCCGACATTTGACTACACGCATCGCCTGCTTGATCCAGAACTGGCTGGTGATGTCAGTGTTCCCGAGCCGGAAGTGCGTGCGACTGAGCCTGAAGAGACGCCACGCGTGACCGATATTCTCGGTGTCAACGGCATGATCGAAGAAGATGGTGCAATGCCGGAAGGGCATGAGCCGGGCGATCTTACCCGCGAACCGTGGACGTTCCCGATGCCGCGCGATCTGCGCTTGCAGGCTTTGGCGCGGGGTGACGAAGGCTTCCTACTAGCGCTGGGTTATTCCACGCAACGCGGTTATGGCAACACGCATCCCTTTGTCGGTGAAATCCGCATTGGTGAGGTGGAGGTTGAGTTCGATGTGCCTGAGCTTGGCTTTGCCGTTTCGCTTGGCCGCGTTCAGCTGACCGAATGCCAGATGGTGAGCCAGTTCAATGGTTCAGCCAAACAGGCACCGCAGTTTACCCGTGGCTATGGTCTGGTGTTCGGACAAAGCGAGCGCAAAGCCATGTCGATGTCGCTTTGCGACCGTGCGCTGCGTGTCCGCGAATTCGATGCGGATGTGACAGCACCCGCGCAGGACGAAGAATTCGTCATTTCCCATTCCGACAATGTGCAGTCGACCGGCTTCGTCGAGCATCTGAAATTGCCACATTACGTGGATTTTCAGGCCGAACTCGAACTGATCCGCCGGATGCGTGCGGAATACGAACAAGCGAACAACGAGACTGAAGCTTTGGCAAAGGAAGCTGCAGAATGA
- the phnC gene encoding phosphonate ABC transporter ATP-binding protein: MLQLKNVTRRYNDKVAVSGVDLEIEPGSFVGIIGRSGAGKSTLLRMINRLVEPSEGTIHWDGRDVTGLKGSGLRDWRAQCAMIFQHFNLVDRLDVLTNVLMGRLNYVSTPKSLLRIWSDEERLIALSALQQFDIAHLAAHRADELSSGQQQRVAIARALVQQPRIILADEPIASLDPRNTRSVMDALRRINREYGITVLCNLHSLDIARSYCDRLVGMSAGKIVFRGTPSMLTDMASRDLYGMEADEVIDADEQAETMPMPVPQSAQAVLRQLSA, encoded by the coding sequence ATGCTTCAACTAAAAAACGTAACGCGCCGCTATAATGATAAGGTGGCGGTTTCGGGTGTTGATCTCGAGATCGAGCCGGGCTCGTTTGTTGGGATTATTGGTCGCTCGGGCGCGGGAAAGTCGACGCTGCTGCGTATGATCAATCGCCTGGTTGAACCTTCAGAGGGAACAATTCACTGGGATGGTCGCGACGTTACCGGGCTCAAGGGTTCGGGATTGCGCGATTGGCGCGCACAATGCGCGATGATTTTCCAGCATTTTAATCTGGTCGATCGTCTTGATGTTCTGACCAATGTTCTGATGGGGCGTCTCAACTATGTTTCGACGCCTAAGTCGCTCCTGCGCATCTGGAGCGATGAAGAGCGTCTGATCGCTCTTTCGGCGTTGCAGCAATTCGATATTGCGCATCTTGCAGCCCATCGCGCCGATGAGCTTTCGAGTGGTCAGCAGCAGCGCGTGGCCATTGCCCGTGCGCTTGTTCAGCAGCCCCGCATCATTCTCGCCGACGAGCCGATTGCATCACTCGATCCGCGCAATACCCGCAGCGTCATGGACGCTCTGCGTCGCATCAATCGCGAATATGGCATCACGGTTCTCTGCAATCTGCACTCGCTCGATATTGCGCGCAGCTATTGCGACCGCCTCGTCGGTATGTCTGCCGGCAAGATCGTATTCCGCGGCACACCGTCGATGCTGACAGATATGGCATCACGCGACCTTTACGGCATGGAAGCCGATGAAGTCATCGATGCCGATGAACAGGCTGAAACAATGCCAATGCCAGTTCCGCAGTCGGCTCAAGCCGTTCTGCGCCAGCTTTCCGCCTGA
- a CDS encoding alpha-D-ribose 1-methylphosphonate 5-phosphate C-P-lyase PhnJ gives MSDLANYNFAYLDEQTKRMIRRAILKAIAIPGYQVPFASREMPMPYGWGTGGVQVTAAILGQNDVLKVIDQGADDTTNAVSIRAFFQKTADVAVTTHTGEATIIQTRHRIPEYPLTEGQVIVYQVPIPEPLRFLEPRETETRKMHALAEYGLMHVKLYEDIARHGHIAKTYDYPVMIEGRYVMAPSPTPKFDNPKMHMSPALQLFGAGREKRIYAVPPYTDVVSLDFEDHPFEVQKFKQPCALCGARGVYLDEVVLDDRGGSMFVCSDTDFCEDRQANGHFGHLAANNEAAAKGALK, from the coding sequence ATGAGCGATCTAGCCAATTACAACTTCGCCTATCTGGACGAGCAGACAAAGCGGATGATCCGTCGCGCTATCCTGAAAGCCATTGCTATTCCGGGCTATCAGGTGCCGTTCGCAAGCCGTGAAATGCCGATGCCTTATGGCTGGGGCACAGGCGGCGTGCAGGTGACGGCGGCAATTCTCGGTCAGAATGACGTGCTGAAGGTTATCGATCAGGGCGCAGACGATACGACCAATGCCGTTTCCATCCGGGCATTCTTCCAGAAAACTGCCGATGTTGCCGTGACCACCCATACGGGTGAGGCGACTATCATCCAGACACGTCACCGCATTCCGGAATATCCGCTGACTGAAGGGCAGGTGATTGTCTATCAGGTACCAATTCCTGAACCGCTGCGTTTTCTGGAACCGCGTGAAACCGAAACGCGCAAGATGCACGCGCTTGCCGAATATGGCCTCATGCATGTGAAGCTTTACGAAGATATCGCGCGCCACGGCCACATCGCCAAGACCTATGATTATCCGGTGATGATTGAAGGGCGCTATGTCATGGCACCGTCGCCGACGCCCAAGTTCGACAATCCAAAGATGCATATGTCGCCAGCTTTGCAGCTGTTTGGTGCTGGTCGCGAAAAGCGCATCTATGCCGTACCGCCTTATACGGATGTCGTGAGCCTCGACTTCGAGGATCATCCATTTGAGGTGCAGAAATTCAAACAGCCTTGCGCATTGTGTGGCGCACGCGGCGTCTATCTCGACGAAGTCGTGCTCGATGACCGTGGCGGCTCGATGTTTGTCTGCTCCGATACCGATTTTTGCGAAGATCGTCAGGCGAATGGCCACTTTGGTCATCTGGCAGCGAACAATGAGGCCGCAGCCAAGGGAGCCCTGAAATGA
- the phnN gene encoding phosphonate metabolism protein/1,5-bisphosphokinase (PRPP-forming) PhnN, which translates to MQSDTPKGCFVAVVGPSGAGKDTIMDAARVALAGDTRFHFVRRIITRPQMPGTEDHDSLDETAFTKAAGEGAFALHWQAHGLSYGLPKSLDGEIADGIVVIANVSRRVLGDIRRLYSERSVVVISARPEVLAERLASRGRESREEIALRLQREVSFDDGADDVVIIDNSGEVAASTDAFLRHLQEMSIKTIA; encoded by the coding sequence ATGCAATCCGATACGCCGAAAGGCTGTTTCGTTGCCGTTGTCGGCCCCAGCGGGGCCGGCAAGGACACAATCATGGATGCAGCGCGTGTGGCTCTTGCGGGCGACACGCGGTTTCATTTTGTGCGCCGGATCATCACGCGTCCGCAAATGCCGGGCACGGAAGATCACGACAGTCTGGATGAAACAGCGTTTACGAAAGCCGCAGGCGAGGGTGCTTTCGCGCTTCACTGGCAGGCGCATGGCCTGAGCTATGGATTGCCGAAATCACTTGATGGTGAAATCGCCGACGGTATCGTCGTGATTGCCAATGTCTCACGGCGTGTACTTGGCGATATCCGCAGGCTTTATTCGGAACGGTCCGTGGTTGTCATCTCGGCTAGGCCGGAAGTACTTGCAGAGCGGCTTGCATCGCGCGGACGTGAAAGTCGAGAAGAAATCGCTTTGCGACTTCAGCGCGAAGTGAGCTTCGATGACGGTGCAGACGATGTCGTCATAATAGACAATTCGGGTGAAGTCGCTGCTTCCACAGATGCCTTCCTGCGTCACCTGCAGGAAATGAGCATTAAAACAATTGCCTAA
- the phnH gene encoding phosphonate C-P lyase system protein PhnH — translation MLHSSSAFEGGLADPVNEAQSAFHAVMHAMANPGRIHSLPSAAAPSKPLTPELGLIAATLLDHDASVWVDAEIAANQDATAWLKFHTGAPIVGDQSKAQFALVTDAQSLPALSSFAQGDPEFPDRSTTVVLAVSKLNSGQGFSLKGPGIKDETVLTVEGLPQDFAAQWRENGALFPLGVDLVLVADGKVAALPRTTRVENLEG, via the coding sequence ATGCTCCATTCTTCTTCTGCATTTGAAGGCGGACTGGCTGACCCAGTCAATGAAGCGCAGTCGGCGTTTCATGCAGTCATGCACGCAATGGCCAATCCTGGTCGTATCCATTCGCTGCCTAGTGCGGCTGCGCCATCAAAGCCGCTCACGCCTGAGCTTGGCCTGATTGCAGCAACGCTTCTTGATCACGACGCAAGCGTCTGGGTCGATGCTGAAATTGCAGCCAATCAGGACGCAACGGCCTGGCTGAAATTCCATACCGGCGCGCCAATCGTCGGCGATCAATCGAAAGCGCAATTCGCACTTGTAACGGATGCGCAATCGTTGCCAGCACTTTCTTCCTTCGCGCAGGGAGATCCTGAATTTCCGGATCGTTCGACGACTGTTGTTCTGGCGGTTTCTAAGCTCAACAGCGGGCAAGGTTTCAGTCTCAAAGGCCCGGGCATCAAGGATGAAACTGTGCTGACCGTTGAGGGTTTGCCGCAGGATTTTGCTGCGCAATGGCGCGAAAATGGCGCGTTGTTTCCGTTGGGTGTCGATCTGGTACTTGTCGCTGACGGCAAAGTCGCAGCGCTTCCCCGGACCACTCGCGTAGAGAATTTGGAGGGCTGA
- the phnD gene encoding phosphonate ABC transporter substrate-binding protein has translation MLNRRNFLAAAALTATLTIPMMASTAQAADWSKDYPEIVLGVIPAENASTTSDRYAPLAAYLGKELGTKVTLRVANDYAAVIEGQRAGNIQIAFYGPASYSRAVMTGVETTPLVNQRHDTGVNGYYSVVYVRADSPYKKMDDLKGKAIALVDPNSTSGNNAPRFFLNREGYSVDTFFGKNFFAGSHENAVLALAQGTADAAANSWNSEDDSNLTRMISRGVLKDANGKVMTKDDFRIIFKSDFLPEGPFAVLSTLPDQLKADIKQAFLDMPKKDKAGFDALSDGKDKEFVATEAKDYEPIIEMLKFNDKARKS, from the coding sequence ATGCTTAACCGTAGAAACTTTCTGGCGGCCGCAGCGCTCACCGCTACGCTGACCATCCCAATGATGGCTTCCACTGCACAGGCTGCAGACTGGAGCAAGGATTATCCGGAAATCGTTCTGGGCGTGATCCCGGCAGAAAACGCTTCGACCACTTCCGACCGTTATGCGCCTCTGGCTGCCTATCTCGGCAAGGAACTGGGCACGAAGGTTACGCTGCGCGTTGCCAACGACTACGCTGCCGTCATCGAAGGCCAGCGCGCTGGCAACATCCAGATCGCATTCTATGGCCCGGCTTCCTACTCCCGCGCTGTCATGACCGGCGTTGAAACCACGCCGCTCGTCAACCAGCGTCACGACACTGGCGTAAACGGCTATTACTCGGTTGTTTATGTTCGCGCCGACAGCCCATACAAGAAAATGGATGACCTGAAGGGCAAAGCGATTGCTCTGGTGGATCCTAACTCGACCTCCGGTAACAACGCGCCACGCTTCTTCCTTAACCGCGAAGGCTATAGCGTCGATACGTTCTTTGGTAAGAACTTCTTTGCTGGCAGCCACGAAAACGCAGTTCTGGCACTCGCACAGGGCACTGCAGACGCTGCAGCAAACTCCTGGAATTCGGAAGACGATTCCAACCTGACCCGCATGATCAGCCGTGGCGTTCTGAAAGATGCAAACGGCAAGGTGATGACGAAGGATGATTTCCGCATCATCTTCAAATCAGACTTCCTTCCAGAAGGCCCGTTTGCTGTGCTCAGCACTCTACCAGACCAGCTCAAGGCCGACATCAAGCAGGCTTTCCTCGATATGCCTAAGAAGGACAAGGCTGGCTTTGACGCCCTTTCCGACGGCAAGGACAAGGAATTCGTAGCGACCGAAGCCAAGGACTATGAGCCGATCATCGAGATGCTCAAGTTCAACGACAAGGCTCGCAAGTCCTAA
- the phnL gene encoding phosphonate C-P lyase system protein PhnL, giving the protein MTQVRTSSPLAVSGLAKTFTMHLQGGIQLPVVSNVDFNLEAGECAVLGGPSGAGKSSILKMVYGNYAVNAGSILIRHEDRMVDLATADPREVLAVRRDTIGYVSQFLRTLPRVAAIDVVAEPLVARGVDRDAARNRASELLAQLNLPERLWALPPATFSGGEQQRVNIARGFITDHPVLLLDEPTASLDAKNRAVVVDLIKAKKAQGVAMLGIFHDEDVREQVADRIIDVTAFSPRAAA; this is encoded by the coding sequence ATGACACAAGTTAGAACATCCTCTCCGCTGGCCGTGTCGGGTCTAGCGAAGACGTTCACGATGCATTTGCAGGGTGGCATTCAGTTGCCAGTCGTAAGTAACGTGGACTTCAATCTGGAAGCAGGCGAATGCGCCGTGCTTGGCGGACCTTCCGGTGCTGGTAAAAGCTCCATTCTCAAGATGGTCTATGGCAATTACGCGGTGAATGCAGGTTCGATCCTCATTCGTCACGAAGACCGTATGGTGGATCTGGCAACGGCCGATCCGCGCGAAGTGCTGGCCGTTCGGCGTGATACGATTGGTTATGTCAGCCAGTTCCTGCGCACATTGCCTCGCGTGGCGGCAATCGACGTCGTTGCGGAGCCATTGGTGGCTCGCGGTGTTGATCGCGATGCTGCTCGCAATCGTGCAAGCGAGTTGCTCGCGCAGCTCAACCTGCCGGAACGGCTCTGGGCATTGCCACCTGCTACCTTCTCCGGCGGTGAGCAGCAGCGCGTGAATATTGCGCGCGGTTTCATCACGGATCATCCGGTGTTGCTGCTTGATGAGCCGACCGCTTCGCTCGATGCCAAAAACAGGGCAGTCGTTGTTGACCTCATCAAGGCCAAGAAGGCGCAAGGCGTCGCAATGCTTGGCATTTTCCATGATGAAGATGTGCGTGAACAGGTTGCTGATCGCATTATCGACGTAACCGCTTTCTCGCCGAGGGCAGCAGCATGA
- a CDS encoding DapH/DapD/GlmU-related protein: protein MTKLSVEPLVHETAEVNGSKLGRYTETGARSRVSDTVLDDYSYLGIDCEIWCAEIGKFSNIASHVRINATNHPTWRPTLHHFTYRAGDYWPEEKDETEFFDWRRGNAVKIGHDTWLGHGSTILPGVTVGNGAVVGAGAVVSKDVAPYTIVGGVPARLIRERFDAATGNRLDRLAWWDWSHDRLRQALDDFRALDIEAFLSKYETAANANAVMKELSNG, encoded by the coding sequence ATGACCAAGCTCTCGGTAGAACCACTGGTTCACGAAACGGCTGAAGTAAACGGTAGCAAGCTAGGTCGATATACCGAGACCGGCGCGCGCAGCCGTGTTTCGGACACTGTGCTGGACGACTATTCCTATCTCGGTATCGATTGCGAAATCTGGTGTGCTGAGATCGGCAAGTTTTCCAATATCGCCAGCCATGTGCGTATCAACGCCACCAATCATCCAACATGGCGTCCGACGTTGCATCATTTCACCTATCGCGCCGGTGATTACTGGCCGGAAGAAAAGGATGAGACGGAGTTCTTTGATTGGCGTCGCGGCAATGCCGTGAAAATCGGTCATGACACATGGCTCGGCCATGGCTCCACCATCTTGCCGGGTGTGACGGTTGGCAATGGTGCGGTTGTCGGTGCCGGAGCTGTCGTGAGCAAGGACGTGGCACCCTATACGATTGTTGGCGGGGTCCCGGCTCGTCTCATTCGCGAACGCTTCGACGCTGCGACCGGCAATCGTCTGGATCGTCTGGCGTGGTGGGACTGGAGCCATGATCGTCTGCGCCAGGCGCTCGATGATTTCCGCGCGCTCGATATCGAAGCTTTCCTCTCGAAATATGAAACGGCCGCCAATGCGAATGCGGTCATGAAAGAGCTATCCAATGGCTAA
- the phnG gene encoding phosphonate C-P lyase system protein PhnG — MQTTRHSTGGSGVGSTTGNRTAPDATQSARQASMALLARASGEELKTFWQNWADKPEFEVLRGPETGLVMMRGRIGGGGAPFNVGEATVTRATVRLANGSVGHSYTLGRDQEKAKLAALFDALWLDEATRDAIENNVLNALRGRVDTADAKRRGEAAATKVDFFTMVRGDN; from the coding sequence ATGCAGACGACGCGGCATAGCACGGGTGGAAGTGGAGTGGGCTCCACGACTGGAAACAGAACAGCGCCGGATGCGACGCAGAGTGCACGTCAGGCCAGTATGGCGCTTCTCGCTCGCGCAAGCGGCGAAGAATTGAAAACGTTCTGGCAGAACTGGGCGGACAAGCCTGAATTTGAAGTTTTGCGTGGTCCGGAAACCGGGCTGGTCATGATGCGTGGCCGTATTGGCGGCGGTGGTGCCCCGTTCAATGTTGGCGAGGCAACAGTCACCCGCGCAACCGTTCGTCTGGCGAACGGTTCGGTTGGGCATTCCTATACACTGGGACGTGATCAGGAAAAGGCGAAGCTGGCTGCATTGTTTGATGCTCTCTGGCTCGATGAAGCCACCCGCGATGCGATCGAAAACAACGTGCTCAACGCATTGCGTGGTCGTGTCGATACTGCGGATGCAAAACGGCGCGGCGAAGCTGCTGCCACGAAGGTCGATTTCTTCACTATGGTTCGAGGAGACAACTGA